A stretch of the Microtus pennsylvanicus isolate mMicPen1 chromosome 16, mMicPen1.hap1, whole genome shotgun sequence genome encodes the following:
- the Tm4sf1 gene encoding transmembrane 4 L6 family member 1, whose product MCSGKCTRYIGHALVWFAVLCIVANILLYFPNGETKYAYDDHLSRFVWFFAGIVGGGLLVLLPAFVFIGLEEDDCCGCCGRDNYGKGCTMLSSIMAALIGIAGSGYCVIVAALGLAEGPKCSDSHGVWNYTFANTDGQYLLEPTTWSQCYEPKNIVEWNVTLFSILLTFGGIEFILCLTQVINAVLSGICGYCCSHQQQYDC is encoded by the exons ATGTGCTCTGGCAAGTGTACAAGATACATCGGACACGCTCTGGTGTGGTTTGCTGTCCTCTGCATCGTAGCAAACATTTTGCTCTACTTTCCCAACGGGGAAACCAAGTATGCTTACGACGACCACCTCAGCCGCTTTGTGTGGTTCTTCGCCGGCATCGTAGGAGGAGGTCTGCTG GTACTCCTGCCGGCGTTTGTGTTCATCGGGCTGGAGGAAGACGACTGTTGCGGCTGTTGCGGCCGGGACAACTACGGCAAGGGATGCACA ATGCTTTCTTCTATCATGGCTGCTCTCATTGGCATTGCGGGATCTGGCTACTGTGTCATTGTGGCAGCGCTGGGTTTGGCAGAAGGACCAAAGTGTAGCGATTCCCACGGTGTGTGGAACTACACCTTTGCCAACACTGACGGACA GTACCTTCTGGAGCCCACCACATGGTCCCAGTGCTACGAACCTAAAAATATTGTGGAGTGGAATGTGACTCTATTTTCTATCCTCTTGACATTTGGGGGAATTGAATTCATCTTGTGCCTCACTCAAGTCATAAATGCAGTGCTCAGCGGCATATGTGGCTATTGCTGCTCCCACCAACAG caATACGACTGCTGA